A window from Centropristis striata isolate RG_2023a ecotype Rhode Island chromosome 4, C.striata_1.0, whole genome shotgun sequence encodes these proteins:
- the tmprss5 gene encoding transmembrane protease serine 5 gives MSLDGDTLAVIENPAAVNHPFNSEKAAGVAGTKGVQGWLKGIHTTTHAHRLVRLLAAVCAVGLLGGLAVGVWFLVKLLLRPSYSQSPVGLGDTKETAFCNVTEDISISDPRKVFYRISPENSLLEIQLGKLPTWLPVCYERWNSSLGTLVCRQLGYLRLTKHKGVNLTDIGPNYTDGFIQITSEHKSSLENMWQFRGNCITGKVIALQCFECGTRAKLPRIIGGVEATLGRWPWQVSLYYSNRHTCGGSIITSQWVVTAAHCVHNYRLPQVSSWVVYAGIVTRSSAKMAQHTGYAVEKIIYNKNYNHRSHDSDIALMKLRTPLNFSDTIRPVCLPQYDYDVPGGTQCWISGWGYTQPDGVHSPDTLKEAPVPIISTKKCNSSCMYNGEISPRMLCAGYTEGKVDACQGDSGGPLVCQDENVWRLVGVVSWGTGCAEPNHPGVYTKVAEFLGWIYDMIEVNILLTNHPYSTGVKILTFSFDTLYIKILYFLLHYIHFEDEDITNKTGDHLI, from the exons ATG AGTCTTGATGGAGACACATTAGCAGTGATCGAGAACCCggcagctgtcaatcatcctTTTAATTCAGAGAAAGCAGCAGGAGTTGCTGGGACCAAAGGAGTGCAGGGCTGGTTAAAAGGGATTCACACTACGACCCATG CTCACAGGCTGGTGAGGCTGCTGGCAGCGGTGTGTGCAGTTGGACTCCTGGGAGGCTTAGCTGTAGGTGTCTGGTTTCTAG TCAAACTTCTACTAAGGCCTTCCTACTCCCAAAGTCCAGTGGGACTCGGGGACACCAAGGAGACGGCTTTCTGCAACGTGACAGAAGATATTTCTATCTCTGACCCCAGGAAAG TGTTTTACAGAATCAGCCCGGAGAACTCCCTCCTGGAGATCCAGCTGGGGAAGCTGCCCACCTGGCTGCCGGTGTGCTATGAGAGGTGGAACTCTTCACTGGGCACGCTGGTCTGCAGACAGCTTGGATATCTGAG ACTGACCAAGCATAAAGGAGTGAATCTAACTGATATCGGGCCAAACTATACTGATGGCTTTATACAAATTACCTCAGAACACAAGAGCAGTTTGGAAAATATGTGGCAATTCAG gGGGAACTGTATCACAGGGAAGGTTATCGCTTTGCAATGTTTTG AGTGTGGGACACGAGCGAAGCTGCCCAGGATAATCGGGGGAGTCGAGGCCACGCTGGGCAGGTGGCCCTGGCAGGTCAGCCTCTACTACAGCAACCGTCACACCTGCGGAGGCTCCATCATCACCAGTCAATGGGTAGTCACAGCTGCCCACTGTGTGCACAA CTACAGGCTACCTCAGGTATCCAGCTGGGTGGTCTATGCAGGTATTGTCACCCGCAGTTCGGCTAAAATGGCTCAGCACACAGGATACGCTGTGGAGAAGATCATTTACAACAAGAACTACAATCACCGGAGCCATGACAGCGATATAGCCCTGATGAAACTGCGGACCCCGCTGAATTTCTCAG ATACAATTAGGCCCGTCTGCTTGCCTCAGTACGACTATGATGTTCCTGGAGGCACACAGTGCTGGATCTCTGGATGGGGATACACACAGCCTGATGGTG TGCACTCACCTGACACCCTGAAAGAGGCGCCTGTTCCTATAATaagcacaaaaaaatgtaacagcTCCTGCATGTACAATGGAGAGATCTCGCCCCGGATGCTTTGTGCCGGATACACAGAGGGAAAAGTGGATGCATGTCAG GGGGACAGTGGGGGTCCTCTGGTGTGCcaggatgaaaatgtgtggagGCTGGTAGGGGTTGTCAGCTGGGGGACAGGCTGTGCTGAGCCAAACCATCCTGGGGTTTACACCAAAGTGGCTGAGTTCCTGGGCTGGATCTATGACATGATTGaggtaaacatacttttaacaAATCATCCGTACAGTACAGGAGTaaaaattttgacattttcatttgatactttatacattaaaatattgtactttttactccactacattcactTTGAAGATGAAGACATTACAAACAAAACAGGTGATCATCTTATATGA
- the nkapd1 gene encoding NKAP domain containing 1 isoform X1: MTYICLTPGAIMSKQTLGKTLLRNVIRHTDAHNKIQEEMEMWKMRGWQVQTPHRKHLSDTKSVRGQNMHCDRVPDHSRDMSRSRERVSEHDDREARYWSRKLYEFEAKDPDRWGHSGFKELYPEEFESDSEKSSAKKKMGRHKRKKSKSDTETSLSKRSKKSSRKKKKKKKKKDEQEKRKKAESSSSDSSSDDSSSDDSSATKEKQRKKRTKSRHKNKKTAKTRGRDEESSSGDSNDEGERVRRTERHKKRKQDAHKDSDSGPNSKKSRKNWQAAGEKSADGSSGD; this comes from the exons ATGACTTACATTTGTCTCACGCCAGGTGCCATCATGTCAAAGCAAACGCTGGGGAAGACGCTGCTGAGGAATGTAATCCGCCACACTGATGCCCACAACAAG AtccaggaggagatggagatgtGGAAAATGCGGGGCTGGCAGGTCCAGACGCCCCACCGCAAACATTTGTCAGACACAAAGAGTGTGAG AGGCCAGAATATGCACTGTGATCGAGTGCCGGATCATTCTAGAGACATGAGTCGAAGCAGAGAGCGAGTCTCGGAACATGATGACAGAGAGGCTCGATACTGGAGTCGCAAACTGTATGAATTTGAGGCCAAGGATCCTGACAG GTGGGGACACAGCGGCTTCAAGGAGCTTTATCCAGAGGAGTTTGAAAGCGATAG TGAAAAAAGCAGTGCCAAAAAGAAGATGGGCCGCCACAAAAGGAAAAAGTCCAAGTCTGACACAGAGACAAGCTTATCAAAACGGTCCAAAAAGTCCTctcgaaaaaagaaaaagaagaagaagaagaaggatgagCAGGAGAAGCGTAAGAAAGCAGAGTCCTCGAGCAGCGACAGCAGCAGCGATGACAGCAGCAGCGATGACAGCAGCGCTACCAAAGAGAAGCAGCGGAAGAAAAGGACGAAGAGTCgacataaaaacaagaaaacggCAAAAACCAGAGGGAGAGATGAGGAGAGCAGCTCAGGCGACAGTAACGATGAAGGAGAAAGGGTGAGACGGACTGAAAGGCACAAAAAGCGAAAACAGGATGCCCACAAAGACTCTGACTCCGGGCCCAACTCAAAAAAGAGCAGGAAAAACTGGCAAGCAGCAGGTGAAAAGAGTGCGGATGGTAGTTCTGGAGACTGA
- the dixdc1a gene encoding dixin-A isoform X2 translates to MGAKQMKCLSSASPAHSPKEEYVITLPADTPKEETLHDQSEDQGEAQDDKSELTEKKSVTEDVSLCGLCPSLGHDVQEEEKSWEEQLDAHQEQLEKEMQEARRMVFRLQALLLHGSLPEEDQDGSVSFGDNRANAEQQLVLIRSRLDQSMEEALDLKRELLRNKQEARHLQAIKDALQQRLAVQEDAVLQLKQELLRCNMAKDQLEGENAELKHKLSDRNKLLGEYEQLGRKDRIMQQQQQKLDDAQHKVHEVSLGRSFRSESGGYSNSVTSTSPAVFQHSAPGEELQLVREALRSLRDSFSGHDPQHHTLDTLEQGVASLMDRLHTLDSQRRQDRGEEFKSPGRRANSTDRDSWPQSSKMAHSHSSPGLDTAISTKVLYFTDRSLTPFLINIPKRLGEVTLRDFKAAVDRQGSFRYHFKALDPEFGTVKEEVFQDGAVVPGWEGKIVAWVEEDHGERR, encoded by the exons ATGGGAGCCAAACAGATGAAATG CCTCAGCTCAGCCAGCCCTGCTCACTCCCCGAAAGAGGAGTATGTTATCACCCTTCCTGCTGACACCCCTAAAGAAGAAACACTCCATGATCAGTCTGAGGACCAGGGGGAAGCTCAGGATGACAAATCTGAGCTGACAGAGAAGAAATCTGTCACAG aggatgtgtctctgtgtggatTGTGTCCCTCCCTTGGGCACGATGTGCAGGAGGAAGAAAAGTCCTGGGAGGAGCAGCTGGATGCCCaccaggagcagctggagaAGGAGATGCAGGAGGCCAGGAGGATGGTGTTCCGCCTACAG GCGTTGCTGCTGCATGGCTCCCTCCCTGAGGAGGACCAGGATGGATCTGTGAGCTTCGGAGATAACCGGGCTAACGCTGAACAGCAGCTG GTTCTAATCCGCAGTCGTCTGGACCAAAGCATGGAGGAAGCCCTTGATCTCAAG AGGGAACTGCTGAGAAACAAACAGGAGGCACGCCACCTTCAGGCCATCAAG GATGCTCTGCAGCAGCGCCTGGCAGTGCAGGAAGATGCTGTGTTGCAGCTAAAGCAGGAGCTACTGAGGTGCAACATGGCCAAAGATCAGCTGGAAGGGGAAAAT GCAGAGCTCAAACACAAGCTGAGTGATCGCAACAAATTACTTGGTGAATATGAG CAGCTCGGGAGGAAGGACAGAATaatgcagcaacagcagcaaaagCTTGATGATGCTCAACATAAAGTACATGAAGTCAGCCTTGGAAGG TCATTCAGGAGTGAAAGTGGTGGTTACAGTAACTCAGTGACTTCGACGTCTCCTGCAGTATTCCAACACAGTGCACCA GGGGAAGAGCTGCAGCTGGTCAGGGAGGCACTGCGTAGTTTGAGGGACAGTTTTTCTGGGCATGACCCTCAACATCACACCCTGGACACCTTGGAGCAGGGTGTGGCCAGTCTCATGGACCGGTTACACACTTTGGACAGCCAGCGCAGACAGGACAGAGGG GAGGAATTTAAATCACCAGGACGCAGAGCCAACTCGACAGACCGTGACTCCTGGCCACAGAGCTCAA AAATGGCGCACTCACACAGCAGCCCAGGTCTGGACACCGCCATCTCCACTAAAGTGCTCTACTTCACTGATCGCTCACTCACCCCGTTTCTGATTAACATCCCAAAAAG GCTGGGTGAGGTGACACTGCGAGACTTCAAGGCCGCCGTGGACAGACAAGGCAGTTTCAGATACCACTTCAAGGCCCTCGACCCAGAGTTTGGCACAGTGAAAGAGGAG GTGTTCCAGGATGGAGCAGTCGTGCCTGGATGGGAAGGGAAGATTGTAGCGTGGGTGGAGGAGGACCACGGAGAGAGGAGGTAG
- the nkapd1 gene encoding NKAP domain containing 1 isoform X2 has translation MSKQTLGKTLLRNVIRHTDAHNKIQEEMEMWKMRGWQVQTPHRKHLSDTKSVRGQNMHCDRVPDHSRDMSRSRERVSEHDDREARYWSRKLYEFEAKDPDRWGHSGFKELYPEEFESDSEKSSAKKKMGRHKRKKSKSDTETSLSKRSKKSSRKKKKKKKKKDEQEKRKKAESSSSDSSSDDSSSDDSSATKEKQRKKRTKSRHKNKKTAKTRGRDEESSSGDSNDEGERVRRTERHKKRKQDAHKDSDSGPNSKKSRKNWQAAGEKSADGSSGD, from the exons ATGTCAAAGCAAACGCTGGGGAAGACGCTGCTGAGGAATGTAATCCGCCACACTGATGCCCACAACAAG AtccaggaggagatggagatgtGGAAAATGCGGGGCTGGCAGGTCCAGACGCCCCACCGCAAACATTTGTCAGACACAAAGAGTGTGAG AGGCCAGAATATGCACTGTGATCGAGTGCCGGATCATTCTAGAGACATGAGTCGAAGCAGAGAGCGAGTCTCGGAACATGATGACAGAGAGGCTCGATACTGGAGTCGCAAACTGTATGAATTTGAGGCCAAGGATCCTGACAG GTGGGGACACAGCGGCTTCAAGGAGCTTTATCCAGAGGAGTTTGAAAGCGATAG TGAAAAAAGCAGTGCCAAAAAGAAGATGGGCCGCCACAAAAGGAAAAAGTCCAAGTCTGACACAGAGACAAGCTTATCAAAACGGTCCAAAAAGTCCTctcgaaaaaagaaaaagaagaagaagaagaaggatgagCAGGAGAAGCGTAAGAAAGCAGAGTCCTCGAGCAGCGACAGCAGCAGCGATGACAGCAGCAGCGATGACAGCAGCGCTACCAAAGAGAAGCAGCGGAAGAAAAGGACGAAGAGTCgacataaaaacaagaaaacggCAAAAACCAGAGGGAGAGATGAGGAGAGCAGCTCAGGCGACAGTAACGATGAAGGAGAAAGGGTGAGACGGACTGAAAGGCACAAAAAGCGAAAACAGGATGCCCACAAAGACTCTGACTCCGGGCCCAACTCAAAAAAGAGCAGGAAAAACTGGCAAGCAGCAGGTGAAAAGAGTGCGGATGGTAGTTCTGGAGACTGA
- the dixdc1a gene encoding dixin-A isoform X1, whose translation MGAKQMKCLSSASPAHSPKEEYVITLPADTPKEETLHDQSEDQGEAQDDKSELTEKKSVTEDVSLCGLCPSLGHDVQEEEKSWEEQLDAHQEQLEKEMQEARRMVFRLQALLLHGSLPEEDQDGSVSFGDNRANAEQQLVLIRSRLDQSMEEALDLKRELLRNKQEARHLQAIKDALQQRLAVQEDAVLQLKQELLRCNMAKDQLEGENAELKHKLSDRNKLLGEYEQQLGRKDRIMQQQQQKLDDAQHKVHEVSLGRSFRSESGGYSNSVTSTSPAVFQHSAPGEELQLVREALRSLRDSFSGHDPQHHTLDTLEQGVASLMDRLHTLDSQRRQDRGEEFKSPGRRANSTDRDSWPQSSKMAHSHSSPGLDTAISTKVLYFTDRSLTPFLINIPKRLGEVTLRDFKAAVDRQGSFRYHFKALDPEFGTVKEEVFQDGAVVPGWEGKIVAWVEEDHGERR comes from the exons ATGGGAGCCAAACAGATGAAATG CCTCAGCTCAGCCAGCCCTGCTCACTCCCCGAAAGAGGAGTATGTTATCACCCTTCCTGCTGACACCCCTAAAGAAGAAACACTCCATGATCAGTCTGAGGACCAGGGGGAAGCTCAGGATGACAAATCTGAGCTGACAGAGAAGAAATCTGTCACAG aggatgtgtctctgtgtggatTGTGTCCCTCCCTTGGGCACGATGTGCAGGAGGAAGAAAAGTCCTGGGAGGAGCAGCTGGATGCCCaccaggagcagctggagaAGGAGATGCAGGAGGCCAGGAGGATGGTGTTCCGCCTACAG GCGTTGCTGCTGCATGGCTCCCTCCCTGAGGAGGACCAGGATGGATCTGTGAGCTTCGGAGATAACCGGGCTAACGCTGAACAGCAGCTG GTTCTAATCCGCAGTCGTCTGGACCAAAGCATGGAGGAAGCCCTTGATCTCAAG AGGGAACTGCTGAGAAACAAACAGGAGGCACGCCACCTTCAGGCCATCAAG GATGCTCTGCAGCAGCGCCTGGCAGTGCAGGAAGATGCTGTGTTGCAGCTAAAGCAGGAGCTACTGAGGTGCAACATGGCCAAAGATCAGCTGGAAGGGGAAAAT GCAGAGCTCAAACACAAGCTGAGTGATCGCAACAAATTACTTGGTGAATATGAG CAGCAGCTCGGGAGGAAGGACAGAATaatgcagcaacagcagcaaaagCTTGATGATGCTCAACATAAAGTACATGAAGTCAGCCTTGGAAGG TCATTCAGGAGTGAAAGTGGTGGTTACAGTAACTCAGTGACTTCGACGTCTCCTGCAGTATTCCAACACAGTGCACCA GGGGAAGAGCTGCAGCTGGTCAGGGAGGCACTGCGTAGTTTGAGGGACAGTTTTTCTGGGCATGACCCTCAACATCACACCCTGGACACCTTGGAGCAGGGTGTGGCCAGTCTCATGGACCGGTTACACACTTTGGACAGCCAGCGCAGACAGGACAGAGGG GAGGAATTTAAATCACCAGGACGCAGAGCCAACTCGACAGACCGTGACTCCTGGCCACAGAGCTCAA AAATGGCGCACTCACACAGCAGCCCAGGTCTGGACACCGCCATCTCCACTAAAGTGCTCTACTTCACTGATCGCTCACTCACCCCGTTTCTGATTAACATCCCAAAAAG GCTGGGTGAGGTGACACTGCGAGACTTCAAGGCCGCCGTGGACAGACAAGGCAGTTTCAGATACCACTTCAAGGCCCTCGACCCAGAGTTTGGCACAGTGAAAGAGGAG GTGTTCCAGGATGGAGCAGTCGTGCCTGGATGGGAAGGGAAGATTGTAGCGTGGGTGGAGGAGGACCACGGAGAGAGGAGGTAG
- the pih1d2 gene encoding PIH1 domain-containing protein 2 has translation MMSSARSTGDVLQQVNHFWSMLDDLSETDPAAYRSFIEKQVKEGAEFSAPPELDSCLCTEIEEPEKGSLYINICSWKRVPAPQDPSRPLPVCAGKLETGINESQGSYTVLDVALNPAVLQESRKDKTEVYMLALSFAQQQHKMRLSQQYTVVSSSPKNSSEDLHRRLGFQQWPNTSRQPDTAFQTPAGLLQQISSLRSEKQHEAPATQIICRPAEHKKKDLIQVISTTFVQPQKPEYQLEVKTDSVGVAHSMELTVELPKVCSMSECQLRISKEDVLLEVVDVYYLLLEFPKTVIEDTASAIFNKKKRRLTLKVDVL, from the exons ATGATGTCCTCCGCTCGCAGCACAGGAGATGTTTTACAGCAAGTCAACCACTTTTGGTCCATGTTGGATGATCTTTCTGAGACTGACCCCGCAGCATACCGCAGTTTCATTGAGAAACAGGTGAAGGAGGGAGCTGAATTCAGTGCCCCGCCTGAGCTCGACTCTTGTTTGTGCACTGAAATAGAG GAGCCTGAGAAAGGGTCGCTGTACATCAACATATGCAGCTGGAAACGTGTGCCTGCACCTCAGGATCCCAGCAGGCCTTTGCCTGTGTGTGCAGGAAAACTGGAAACTGGCATAAATGAAAGTCAAG GTAGCTACACTGTGTTGGACGTGGCATTAAACCCTGCAGTGCTACAGGAAAGTAGGAAAGACAAAACAGAAGTTTATATGCTGGCCCTGAGCTTTGCCCAGCAGCAGCATAAGATGAGGTTATCTCAGCAGTATACTGTCGTCAGCTCGAGCCCGAAAAATAGCTCAGAAGACTTGCACCGTCGGCTTGGGTTCCAGCAGTGGCCTAACACCTCTAGACAGCCAGACACAG CCTTTCAGACCCCAGCTGGCCTTCTGCAGCAGATCTCTTCTCTTCGCTCAGAGAAACAACACGAGGCCCCGGCAACCCAAATTATCTGCAGACCTGCGGAGCACAAAAAGAAGGATTTGATCCAGGTCATCTCCACTACATTTGTGCAGCCTCAGAAGCCAGAGTACCAACTCGAGGTGAAGACTGATTCGGTAGGAGTTGCTCACAGCATGGAGCTGACAGTTGAGCTGCCAAAGGTTTGCTCCATGTCAGAGTGCCAGCTGAGAATCTCTAAG GAGGACGTCTTACTGGAAGTGGTGGATGTCTACTATTTGCTTTTGGAATTCCCCAAAACTGTGATCGAAGATACTGCGTCTGCCATTTTTAACAAGAAGAAACGAAGGCTTACTTTGAAAGTCGATGTTCTCTGA